Below is a window of Candidatus Paceibacter sp. DNA.
TAAAAATAAAAATCTATGTTTAATTGCTTTATAAACATTGTCAATAGTGCAAAAATCTCAAAAAAATGTAGGATAATTGCCATAACAACATGGCCGCCAGGTACAGATTCATCGCTTTTTTCATACTTTTGGCCGGATTGGGCATCGGCTACTTCAACGCCTTAAGCTTTATTCCGGAAAGCTCTTTTCTCCACAGCGCCGCGCTGAACGTGCCGTTCAGACTCGGTCTTGATCTAAAGGGCGGAGCCCACTTGACATACAAAGCCGATGTGTCGGAAATTGATCCGGCCGAGGTTGACGACGCCATGAGCGGCCTGCGCGACGTCATAGAAAGAAGGGTGAACTTCTTCGGCGTGGCCGAGCCGCTGGTACAGGTTGAGCAAGGCGGCGCCATAGGCGGGGAGAAGGAGCAGCGGCTTATCGTGGATTTGCCCGGCGTGGCGGACCTAAACGAAGCGATAAGACTAATAGGAGAGACGCCATTTCTGGAATTCAGAACGGAAGCAGTTGATTTGGATAAATTGTCCGAGGAAGAAAAACAGGACTTCAACAAAGTTTTTGTCCCGTCGCAGTTGACGGGTCGATACCTCAAGAAAGCCGTTTTGGAATTGAAGGGTCGGAAATTTTCGCCAAAATCACTAAAGAAAATATCGGCAAAACCTTAGCCATCTTTTTAGACGGATCGCCCATAAGCGCGCCCACGGTAAGAGAAGAAATAAAAGGCGGCAGGGCGCAGATATCCGGACAGTTCACCCCCAAGGAGGCCAAACTCCTGGTGCGGAGGCTTAACTCCGGCGCCTTGCCGGTGCCGATATCCCTCGTTTCCCAGCAGAGCATCGGTCCGACTTTGGGAGAGAAATTTTTGGTAAAGGGAATCACCGCCGGAATTTACGGGCTGATAATGGTGGCGCTGTTTCTTATATTATGGTACCGGCTGCCGGGACTGGTGGCAGTGCTGGCCCTGTGCGTTTACACGCTTATAGTTTTGGCTTTGTTTAAAATAATACCGGTAACGCTGACCGCCCCGGGCATCGCCGGCTTTATCCTTTCCGTCGGTATGGCCGTGGACGCCAATATTCTTATTTTTGAAAGAATGAAAGAGGAACTCAAAAAAGGCAAAGCGCTGGAAGCGGCCATTTCCGAAGGATTCAGCCGCGCCTGGCTTTCCATCCGCGATTCCAACGCGTCCAGTCTTATAACTTCCGCCATTTTGTTCTGGATGGGCACCAGCATGGTCAAAGGATTCGCTTTGACGCTGGGAGTGGGTATTTTAGTCAGTATGTTCACGGCCATTACCGCCAGCCGGACGTTCCTGTTCGCTTTGGGATTCAAGGGGGAAAACAAGGTCGGAAAATTTTTATTCGGAAGCGGAATTAGATAAAATCCGAAGCACGAAGCACGAAATCCGAAACAAATTCAAATGACAAAAATTAAAAATTATAAACTGTTTTGAATTTAAGAAATTAGAATTTAAATACTGTTTCGAATTTCGATATTCGGATTTCGAATTTTGGTTTAATTTATGTTTATCGTCAAACACAGAAAAATATGGTACGCCTTGTCAGGAATCGTAATGGCAGCGAGCATTTTTGCCATATTCTTTTTCGGCTTAAAACAGGGGATTGAGTTTACCGGAGGTTCGCTTCTGGAGGCGGAATACAAAAACACCAGGCCGGAAACGGCGGTTCTTCAGGAAGCGGCCGGCGAACTGGGGCTCGGCAACGTCATAATCCAGCCGTCAGGGGAAAAGGGAATTATCGTCAGGGCGAAAGAACTTAACGAAGAAGAACACCAGAGATTGTTGGCCGGTTTTTCTTCAAAGGGCGAGCTTGCTGAAATACGCTTTGACTCCATCGGGCCGACCATCGGCAAAGAATTAAGGCAAAAATCAATAACGGCCATAATAATGGTCATTGTCGCCATAGTGCTTTACATCGCTTTCGCCTTCCGGAAAGTTTCCCGGCCGGTGTCTTCCTTCAAATACGGCCTGATAACGGTGGCGGCTTTGGCGCACGACGTGGTAATCCCCACGGGCGTTTTCGCCTATCTGGGAAAATATTACGGCGTGGAAATAGACGCGTTGTTTATCACCGCCTTGCTTACCATTCTGGGATTTTCCGTCCATGACACCATCGTGGTTTTTGACCGCGTCCGGGAGAACATCAAAATATCCAAACAAGGGGAAGATTTTGAGCAGACCGTCGGCTCCAGCGTCAGTCAGACAATCGGGCGATCCATCAATACTTCTTTGACCGTTGTTTTGGTGCTTCTGGCCTTGTATTTTTTCGGCGGAGAATCCACCAAATATTTTTCTTTGGCGCTTATAATCGGCGTGGTTGTCGGCACTTATTCCTCAATTTTTATAGCCTCGCCGCTTCTGGCCACTGTTTACAAGCGGCAAGACCGGAAAAAGTAAACAAGGGCTTGACACTGGTTTTTATAAAGTATAAACTCTTACACAGATATTATTAAGGTAATATCTGTGTTTTATTTTTCGCCGTTTGGCGGAAAGATAAAGCATCGCACATTGAAAACTAAATACCACATTTATCCCGTGAAATGATTTTTAATTAAAAAT
It encodes the following:
- the secF gene encoding protein translocase subunit SecF, which gives rise to MFIVKHRKIWYALSGIVMAASIFAIFFFGLKQGIEFTGGSLLEAEYKNTRPETAVLQEAAGELGLGNVIIQPSGEKGIIVRAKELNEEEHQRLLAGFSSKGELAEIRFDSIGPTIGKELRQKSITAIIMVIVAIVLYIAFAFRKVSRPVSSFKYGLITVAALAHDVVIPTGVFAYLGKYYGVEIDALFITALLTILGFSVHDTIVVFDRVRENIKISKQGEDFEQTVGSSVSQTIGRSINTSLTVVLVLLALYFFGGESTKYFSLALIIGVVVGTYSSIFIASPLLATVYKRQDRKK